In Mustela lutreola isolate mMusLut2 chromosome 1, mMusLut2.pri, whole genome shotgun sequence, one genomic interval encodes:
- the ARL14EP gene encoding ARL14 effector protein, whose protein sequence is MDPCSVGVQLRTTNECHKTYYTRHTGFKTLQELSSNDMLLLQLRTGMTLSGNNTICFHHAKIYIDRFEDLQKSCCDPFNIHKKLAKKNLHVIDLDDATFLSAKFGRQLVPGWKLCPKCTQIINGSVDVDSEDRQRRKPDSDGRTAKALRSLQFANPGKQTEFAPETGKREKRRLTKNAAAGSDRQVIPAKSKVYDSQGLLIFSGMDLCDCLDEDCLGCFYACPACGSTKCGAECRCDRKWLYEQIEIEGGEIIHNKHAG, encoded by the exons ATGGATCCATGTTCAGTTGGAGTTCAGCTTCGTACCACAAACGAGTGCCATAAAACCTACTACACTCGTCACACTGGTTTCAAGACTTTGCAAGAATTGTCATCAAATGATATGCTTTTACTTCAACTTAGAACTGGAATGACACTTTCTGGGAACAATACCATTTGCTTCCATCATGCAAAAATTTACATTGACAGATTTGAGGATTTGCAGAAGTCATGTTGTGACCCATTTAACATACACAAAAAACTAGCCAAAAAAAATTTGCATGTAATTGACTTAGATGATGCCACTTTTCTGAGTGCAAAATTTGGAAGGCAGCTTGTACCTGGTTGGAAGCTTTGTCCAAAATGTACACAGATAATCAATGGAAGTGTGGATGTTGATTCTGAAGACCGGCAGAGAAGAAAACCTGATTCGGAT GGAAGAACTGCAAAAGCTTTGAGGTCATTGCAGTTTGCAAACccagggaaacaaactgaatttGCTCCAGAAActggtaaaagagaaaaaagaaggctcACAAAAAATGCAGCTGCTGGTTCTGACAG acaagtGATACCAGCGAAGAGTAAGGTCTATGATAGCCAGGGTCTCCTAATTTTCAGTGGAATGGACCTTTGTGACTGCCTCGATGAAGACTGTTTAGGATGTTTCTATGCTTGTCCTGCCTGTGGTTCCACCAAATGTGGAGCCGAATGCCGCTGTGACCGCAAGTGGCTGTACGAGCAAATCGAAATCGAAGGAGGAGAAATCATTCATAACAAACATGCTGGATAA